The Thalassomonas actiniarum genome contains the following window.
CGATTTTAATACCCTGGTGAAGCAGCAGGTGGCGGATATTCAGGCGACCCTGCCAGTCGGTTACCAGATAGGTTTGGCAACGGATCAGTCGGTACAGGTAAAAGAGAAAATAGACGGTGTATCCGGCAATGTGCTGCAAACCCTGATCATAGTGCTGTTGGTGGTGATCCTGTTTTTAGGCATGCGTACCGGTTTGATCGTCGGCTCTATCGTGCCTTTTGTGATGCTGGGTACCTTGGCGATTATGAAAGTGTCCGGCATCAAGCTGGAGCAGCTGAGCCTGTCGACCCTGATCATTGCCCTGGGCTTGCTGGTGGACAACGGCATAGTGATTGCCGAAGATTTTAAACGCCGCCTGGAGCAGGGCACAGACAGGTATCAGGCCATGTGCCGGGGAGGCAAGGAGCTGGCGATGCCGCTGTTGAGCTCTTCGGTGACTACTATCTTGTTTTTCCTGCCGCTGATGCTGGCGGAGCATGTTGCCGGGGAATTTACCCGCTCTGTTTCCCTGGTGATCTTAATTACCTTGCTGACCAGTTGGGTGCTGGCCATCTGCGTGACCCCGATCTTATGTTATTTATTCATCCGGGTGAAACCTAAGGAGCGGGGCAAGGTTACTGAGCCGGAGCAGGCAGGTTCAGCCGCTAAATATTATGGTTATTACGAAAACTTCCTGCACTGGATCTTAAGCCATAAAGCCTTGTTTATAGGTATAGTTATTGCGATTTTCGTGCTGGCCATGGGGGGCTTTAAATTTGTCGCCCAGCAATTTTTTCCCAACTCGGATCGCAGCCAGGTCTTAATGTATGTTGACCTGCCCAACGGCACTTCGGCGCGGCAGACCAACCGCCAGATGAAGGAAATTTTTGCCTGGCTGGACGATAAACAGCGTTTTCCCGAGATCCAAAGCTATGCCGGTTATTCGGGATTTGACGGCCCCCGTTTTGTCGCCTCCCTGAGCCCGGAAGATCCGGCGGACAATAAAGGTTTTGTGGTCCTTAATATGGCTGAAGCCGTGACCCTGGAGCAACTGGATCCGTTTGTGGATAAGCTGCATCGCGAGATGGTCGAAACTTTTCCCAATGTCTCTGCCCGGGTCAAACGTATGTTTGTCGGGCCGTCGGACTCAAGCGTGATTAAAATTCAGGTAAAAGGGCCCGATAAAGATGTTTTATATGCCAAGGCCGAAGAAATCATGGCGGTGCTGCACCAGTTGCCCAACACTAAAAATGTCCGTACCGACTGGCAAAATCGCATTGTTAAAGTGAAAGTGCAGATAGACCAGCAACGGGCGCGCCGCGCCGGGGTTACTTCGGACGATATTGCCAGCGCCCTGCAGGGCTATTTTGACGGCGTAACCGTAACCGAATATCGCGAGCAGGATAATATTATTCCTGTGGTTTTGCAGGGCAAAGATGAAGAGCGCTTTAACCTGGATCGCTTGCGCACGGTAACGGTATTTTCAAGCAGTTTGGGGCAGGGGGTACCTTTGTTCCAGGTAGCGGATTTTGTTCCTGAGAATCAGTATTCGAGGATCAAACGCGAGAATATGTTCCGCACCATCAGCGTGCTGGCAACCAATACCGCTATCAGCGCCCAGGATATGCAGCTGGCGATAGACGATAAAATTCAGTTGTTAAAAGCAGACCTGCCGCTAAACCACAGCATAGAGTACGACGGGGTTATTGTTGAGTCGGCAGAAGCACAACAGGCCATGGGCACCAGCGTGCCTATGGTGGTGGGCCTGGTGATCATCTTGCTGGTGATGCAGTTTAACTCTTACCGCCGTGCGGCGATTATTGTGCTGACCATTCCCTTGTCTATGATAGGCACTGTGGGCGGTTTGATTATCATGGATGCGCCTTTTGGTTTTATGGTGACTTTGGGCATATACAGCCTGGCGGGGATCATTATCAATAACGCCATTGTGCTGATCGACCGCATAGATATTGAGCGCCGCAGCGGAATCAGTGATTACCAGGCGATCATCAATGCCTGTAAAACCCGGTTAAGACCAATAGCCATGACCACCATCACTACCATTATGGGGCTGTTGCCGCTGATCATGGATCCCGCTTCGGTCTTTTACGGCATGGCCAGTGTGCTGGCGTTTGGTTTAGGTATAGGTACAGTGCTGACCTTAGGTGTGGTGCCTGTGTTGTATGCGATGTTCTTTAAAGTAACGATTAAAGTTGAACCAGATACCCGTAAATTTGAGGTTGAAAATTATAAGGAACAACAAGTTGCCTAAGTTGAAGTAAATAAAAGTGAAGAGCCAGGATTATCTCCCTGGCTCTTTCTTTTTCAGAAGCTGTAACATGTAATAAGCCTCTATAATTGGCAACTCATGTGATTGGCATTTGATAAATTATTCATCTACTTTTATTTAAGTTGTTGCGCTGCACTTCGTTATTGCTACTGACAGCTAATTAATAATCTAAAGGAATTAGATTTTCATGATACAAAGGGAAGATGAGTACATTACTGTACAGGAATTAGAGAAAGACCTAATCTCAGCCACCGGTAATCCTGCTTTAGCCAAAAGACAAGCTCTGCAATATGCAATTATGTATCGAGGGGAAATCATTGATTCTGTTCGTTACCGGAAGGGCTTCATATCTAAAGATGACCTTATTCTTAGTCGCCATATCAGGTGGCATCATAATAAATCACATAGTCAAATGCTGGTGAAAAATATGCTTGCTGCAAACAGGGGTCCTCAAGCCGATAACACTGCGGCTCATCATATTGTTGCCTGGGATTGTATGAAAGCTGCCCGTTCCAGATTGCGCCTTGCGGCTTTTGGCATAGACATTGATCATGAAGCCAATGGTGTCTTTTTGCCTAGATTTATCAGGCATACTCCTATGCTGCCAATACCCGATGCCAAGGCACACACCCAAACCCATACCAATAAATATTACCTGAATGTTGAGTATTTGTTAGATGAAACTATTGCTGAAGGGCTGGGTAGAGAAGGAGTTATTGAGACGCTCCGAGAGATAGGTGAAGAGCTGGAAGCTGGTAACTTTCCATTAAACGAATTAATATCTCAAAAAACTCAAAAGTGATTAATATGGCTAAGTTTAATAAAGTTTATACGGTTAGTGTTGAGCCAGATGAATACTTATTATTGCAGGAAACCGTATTTGAGCAATCGGTACAGTTGAGCGAAGATGATCTTCTGCTGTTTGACGGTAAAGAGAAAGGAAATGATTGGCGTACTTTAGGGGTTGATTGGTTAATGGCACCCGAAGATGGTGCTCTTAAAAAGCCGGATATTGCCGGTTTGGGTTCAAGCGTTTTTTGCGTCTCTGCACGTACGGCAGATCTTTTGAGTGAAGGTTTAAAAAGCGCCTGTGAGTTCTTACCCCTAAATTTAAATGGTGAACCTTGGTTTGCCCTAAATATTTTAGGAGCCGAAGAAGCCATTGATGAAAAGTTGACACAATGGAATATGCGTAATGGCAAAGTGAGTCGGGTGAGGCGCTTTAATCGACTGGTACTTGATAAGCAAGCGATAGAACATACAGGGCTTTTTAGGGTAAATCGTGCCGGTCTTTTTACCTTTACAACCGATGCCGAAGGTAGTCTTTACGATATAGTGAAACAGCACCATTTAACCGGGTTAGTTTTTTCCGAGGTGGATGCGGTGTAGCTAAAAGCAGGCATTTAGCTTTAAGTCTTTTGTTCTCTTGTTAATGGTGTCGCTTTATTTCTATTGCGCTCCCTGACCATATTCTGTTTATGCACGTCATGGTAGCGCCATTGGCTTTCGTTCAGTTTATCTCAACGGTGCGGATCAATTTTTACTTTTATAATCCAGGATCTTGAAAAAAGTCTCAGAAAATTGAGATCCTTTTCTAGGGATCTTCCGAGCACAGTGATAGAATATTCTTCAATTATCGAAATTTCTAACTCGTCGAATGAGATACAGCTATCGACGAATTGAATCTAAGTCAGAAGCTAAGTCAGTAAGCCAATCTTACTGCATATTTATGGGATTTTTTCATGGCCGGTGTTAACAAAGTAATCATTTTAGGTAATTTAGGTAAAGATCCTGAAGTACGTTTTATGCCTAATGGCGGTGGGGTAGCCAACCTGACCATCGCAACTTCAGAAACCTGGAAAGATAAGCAAACCGGTGAGCAAAAAGAAAAAACCGAATGGCACCGTGTGGTAATGTTCGGCAAGTTAGCCGAAATTGCCGGTGAGTACCTTAAAAAAGGCTCAAAAGTTTATATCGAAGGACAGCTGCAAACCCGCAAATGGCAGAACCAGCAAGGTCAAGACCAGTACACCACTGAAATCGTTGTTCAGGGCTTTAACGGCACCATGCAAATGTTAGACAGCCGTGGCCAAGGTGGTGGCGGACAAGGCGGTGGTTTCCAGGGGCAGCAGCAAGGCGGCTTCTCTGGTGGTCAGCAGGCTCCACAACAGCAAGGTGGCTTCCAACAGCAAGCACCTAAACAGCAAGGCGGCTTCTCTCAGCAGGCAGCTCCACAACAGCAAGGCGGTTTTGCACAGCAGGCACCACAGCAACAAGCTCCTCAACAAGGCGGCTTCTCGGGTGGACAGCAGGCACCTCAACAGGGCGGTTTCCAACAGCAGCAAGGCGGTTTTGGTCAGCAAAACCAGCAACAAGCGGCTAAGGTTAACCCACAAGAGCCTTCAATCGACTTTGATGACGATATTCCGTTCTGATTCGTATAAAGAACTATGTGTTAACTTAATCCAATAGGAATGTTTGATTATTTTATCATAAATTCAGGACGTTATAACAGATTATCAACCTCTCATAACTGTAAAGTTATGAGAGGTTTTTTTGTATATTTAAAAAAGAGTGAACATAAAAAATCGTATAAATAAAATATTGTAGATTTAGCGTATTGAAACTATTCTTTTTGTAACGATAGGAGGTCTAATGAAAGTAGAAGTTATTGCTCATGAGTCTGGCGATTTATTACCTTTGCTGCTTGGCAATGATGATATGCCTATTCCTGCTCCAAATGAGTTCATTATTAGTCGAAGATCATTAAGCCCCAATACATTAGTCCGTAACCTTCGAGAGTTGTTAGTTCTCTACCTCTGGTTAGAAAAAGAGAAAATCGATTTAGATAGTAGGGTTAGAAGTGAGCGTTCTTTCAATGAAGCTGAAATTAAGGGCGGCTTGGTTGAGTTTTTGAAACGAGATCATGAAACAAGACGAAGTGTGAAAAAGATGGTTGTTACGCCATACACTTTTAATCAGCGTTTAACTACAGTTCGACAGTATTTGGCTTGGTGCTGTGATGTAGTTATTGGCACACTTCCTAACTCATCAAGTGAATATGAGCAAATTATTGATAATAAGAATCGCCTACTTGGCTTATTAGAAACATCATTTATCAATGCTCCTCCTACCAACAGATCCCAAAAAAAAGGGCTTAATGGGAAAGAAATTGATTTTCTTTTATCCTTACTAAATCCTGAAAATAAAAAAGCTTACGGTAGGGATCCTGCGGTTCGTTATCGAAACTATATCCTGACAATGATAATGCTTTATTATGGTTTAAGGCCTGGTGAGTTACTCAGTTTAAGAGTTGAAGATGTTGAAATAGGGGCGATATCTTCTATACGAGTTGAACGCCGAAGTCCTGATCCGCTTGATACCAGAAAACCTCGGCCTCAAATTAAACGTAATGGGCGAGTGCTACCAATTATTGATCCTCATTTCGCTAAAAATTTAGACACTTATATTACTGAATGGCGTGATGTTCTAGAAGATAAGTCAGCAACTGAATCAAATTATTTGATCTTAAGTGATGAAGGTGAGCCATTGTCTCAATCCTCTGTTACTCAGCTCTATCAGTTATTGCGAAAGAAATATGCTGAAGATCTGCCCCGTCATTTAACTGCAAAAGCTTTGAGGCATAGTTTTTCTTCTCATATGGAGAGAATTTTACGTAATTCGGGGATAGAGGAAGATAAGCGTAAGCAAGCACTAGCCTATTTAAGAGGTGACAGTAGCCTTTCATCGCAGGATGTTTATATTGCGCAAGAAGTTGAAGAGCAGGCTAATATTGCTCTGAAAAAATATCAGCGTGATTTAATCATGGAGGATGTACTTTGGTAGATGATACATCGCTCAATAAATTAATAGATGACCATGGTTGGTTAGATACTCCCCAGTCCATTATCACGCGCGAAGGAAAAGAGGTTGATTCATCAAGTGAGCGCTGGCATTTACCGTACTCAATATGGAAATCGACGTCATTAGACTTCAATAAAATAATTAACCTAAAAATAAGGTGGTCAGTAAAATCATATGTTAGGGATAGGTTGGAAAGAAGCTCAGTTCACGCCGGCTATTCCGTTTTTCAGCATGTCTATACTGAATTCCTGAGATATGCCGCAGATTTTGATATTCAGCATGGTAAACAGTTTAAAGAGCAGCTTATTTCTCTTATAGAGTCCAGAATCTCTGTCACAAGAAAAGAGCACAGGCTTTGGGCCTTATATCGTCCAATACAGTGGTATATCTATTGTGCTGAAAACTACCCGGAACTTGGTTTTTGTCCTGCCTATGCTATGGAGTTGGAAGGGATGAGCATCCCAGGGAATCCCAAAGGCGAAGCCGTGCGAATGGAGGATCCCGATAAGGGGCCATTACATCATTCCTTAGAGTTACCTTTGCTTATAGCAGCAATGAAAAATGATACAAGTAAGGAACTTAAGCATTTACAAGAAAAAGTAGCTGTTGCATTGTCTATAGCGTTTGGTCGAAATCCGGCAAACTTGACTTACTTACGTGAAGAAGACTTCATTGATTTAACTCCTGAAGCTGAAGAACGGTGCTATATCTTAAAAATTCCAAGAATCAAGAAAAAGCAACTAAGCCCACGTGATGATTTTCTTGATGAGTACTTGGCGCCCTTATATGCAAACTACATTATTGAATTGATAGATAAGAATGCTGCGATAAACACAGAACTACAGTTTAACAATAGAGTTATTCCTAACCCTAAACCTCTATTTATCAATCAAAATGGAAATAGAGCAGCACTGTTATCTAGTGACTTTGAAAATGCTTATAATGTGACGAGTGCAGATATAACAGGGCTGTTAAAGAGTTTTGTTGCAAGGCATAACCTCATATCACCTGTCACTAAAAGCCTCTTGCAAGTAAATACAAGGCGTTTGAGATACACGCTTGCGACAGGGTTAGCAGCTGAAGGAATTAGTAAAAAAGAACTTGCTAGGATCTTAGATCATACAGACACTCAGCATGTTCTTGTCTATTTTGAAATGGCCGGTAAGGTTGTTGAGCATTTAGACAAAGCAGCAGCAAAAGGCTTATCGCGTTATCTTCAATTTTTTAAAGGTAAGGTTATTGATAGTGATGATGAAGCTGTTAATGGCGAACGTGCTGATAAGCACATTTCATACATTGATGAAGAAAATCCTACCGACCAGGAAAACATCGGTGTTTGTGGCGAATCCAGCATTTGCCATTTAGATCCACCTTATTCATGTTACCTATGTCCTAAGTTCCAACCTTATCGCCATGCAGGTCATGAACATGTACTTGAGTGCTTATTGCAAAACAGAGAGAAAAGGTTAGAAAAATACGAAAATGCACGCTTAGGCATTCAATTAGATGAAGTTATTGCCGCAGTTGCCCAAGTAACTGAATTATGTGCGGAGGGTAACAATAATGGCTGATGGACGTTCGAACAGAAAAAATAAAGTCATTGCTTTTATCGATCGCTTAGCTCAAGACCGAAGGGAAAATTTCAAGGCTTTAATAGCAAAAGCAAAAATGTTGGAGCTTGAAGGGTTTGAAGAAATTAATTGGTCAGATTCTACCTGGACTGTGAAGGCTGGAAGATTAATTAAGCTTACCGGCAAGAATACAACATCCTCTTCGTTTAATTTTAACTACTCCCCATCGCTTGGAGGGGGAGCCTTGTATGGAGAATGGGCTGATATAGGGAAAGCATTATTTACGTTAAGATTTCATCGGAAACATCAGTCGGCCCCAAATCAGAGAAATTTTATAACTGCTTTGGGGTATATGGCTTATTCAGCAAATCAGTTAAACCTTGAGTTAGCCAGGCTAACACCTGAAGTACTTGATTCAGCATGCAAAGCAATCACTCGTGATTATAGTGAAGGGGTTACATACAACCTTCATAAGGCTGTTGCGGAAATTGCGGGGCATTTCGATGCGAATGGGTTATGCCGAATTATCTTTAAGTACAAATATGCGAAGATGAAGCGGCCTAAAAACGCTGGTGATGTCGGCCACAAAAGGTTGGATGGCCCTAAAACATTAGAAACAAAAAGCGATAAGTTGATAGAACCAGCCGTTTTTAAAGTCATAGGGGAGTTGTATCAAAACGTTCCGAAAGATCATAAGTATCGTTTCTATGTGCTTTTACTAACGCTTCTTGCTTGCCTGGGACGTCGTTTCAGTGAAATTTCATTGCTACCCCAACAAAAAATTAAAACAGACATTGATGGCAGGAAGTACATTGAATATTTCCCAAGAAAGATATCTCAAGGAGATGTGTTTACCCCTAAACGTAAACTGTACATGCCGAACGAAGTTTTACCGATAGTGCGTGATGTTATAGGTGAGCTGGATGAGTTGTGTGCTACTGCGAGAGATAGTGCTAGTAGAACACAAAAGCTAAAGGGGGCCGATTTAAGTTTTTTATTAAAGTTTGATGAGAATCAGTTCTTTCACAAAAAGGATCTAAAAATGATTGGGTTAAATCCTCAGTTATTAGATTCAACCGGTTGGTTCCGGAAAAATGGTTATGCCTTTGCAAATGAAAACAAACCAGATAAAACAGGGAAGGTATCATCAAGAAAGGTCTACTTCACAACAAAAGAAGGACTCATTAATTATTGCGAGAAAGATTATTTTGAGGGATTGATTGAGGCGATCCATATTGATCAAAATAAAAATGAGTATTTTCTCAAGGATCTTTTGGTTGTTAGATATCAGGGGATTTCAAGTGGCATGTACTCACAATGGATTGCAACTCAGTGCACTCATTCTATGATGACTACATTTCTAAGGTATTTCCCTGAGCTTGCTAAGACATATGCATCATCAAGTATAGAGGTTGATTTTACTAGCCATCATTTCAGGCACACATTAAATACTCTACTAGATGAAGGTGGCCTGAGTGATCTTCTTCAAACTGAATGGTTTGGCCGTTCTAACCCTAAAGATACCAAAGCCTACCAACATACGAGCCGAGAAAAGCGGGCATTAATACTACGTGAAGATATTAAAAATGGGCGTGCTGGTGGAAAGCTTGTGGAACAGGTTAAGGCTGTTCCTGTAACGGTCCAGGATGCTGTGTTAAAAGCCCGTGTACAGGCTGTGCATGATGTTGGTTCCGGAATATGTGTCCATAATTTTGCTCAAACGCCATGTGAGCGTCATTTACAGTGCTCTGCTGAGTGTGATGATTATGTATGGGCAAAAGATGATAAGGGACGCTTAAACGAGCAGAAAAGACAGCTTGCGCTAACTACACTGGCACGGGATACGGCTGAAGAGCGTTCAACAAAAAGAAAGCCCAAAAAGAGTAGTGACTGGATAGCGCATAACGAGAAGAAAATAAATACTCTGACAGCTCAGCTGAAAGATAACGGTGTCGTTGATTTTGATCCTAGACAATATTTGGAGGAATTAGCTGGTGACTAAACGTTTCAGAAGAATGAGTGAATCAGATATTAAAAGTATTATTGTTGATCTAGACCGTTGGGCACTTGGCCAGTTGGGGGCAAAATTGACCTGGGCAATACTAGAAGAACGTTTTGGATATAGCAGGCAGTCAATGCAGGCTAAGACAGAAATAAAAGCGGCTTATGATAATGCTAAATATGCATTATCAGGAGGTCTTGTAAAAACGAAAGAACAAACTTCAAAAGAAAACGAACAACTTCTTTGTGAAATTGAGCGCTTGAAAAAAGAAGTAGAAGAATATAAGCGGAAAGAGTCTCTTTGGAAAAAACGCTGGCAATGTATTGCCTTTCATATAAGACAAAAGGGCATGCAGGTTCAGGTTATTGACCAAGAAATTCCAAAGGGTGAAGACTCTCCAACAGAAAGAGAAACTACAAATATATTAAGGCCATTTGACAAGGTCATACCACCGTCAGGGAGAGTTTAAATAATGAGTAATGAAGTCAAAAAGCAAAGTAATCCATTTTCCACCGGAGGTGGCGGTGTAAATTTTGAAACACGGGTTCAAGCTGCTTTCGCTGTTTCGTTGTTGGCACAATCTTGTGTGCCCTGTTTATCACAAAATATGAGAGCCAAAGAACTGAAGTTTCAGAACAAATATGATGGTGCAAATACTGATGATTTTGTCTTATTAGCATCAGATAAAAACTATAATGAAAGTCGGCTTTATGCTCAAATTAAACATGAAATAACTATAAGCAAATCAAAGGACTCAATGTTTGCGGAAGTTATTAATAGTGCATGGAAAGATTTTAAAAATACTAATTTTAGTTTAGAAAATGATTCAATTGCATTGATAACAGGGCCATTACAGAAACAAGATGTTATCAATACGCTTCCTA
Protein-coding sequences here:
- a CDS encoding integrase gives rise to the protein MADGRSNRKNKVIAFIDRLAQDRRENFKALIAKAKMLELEGFEEINWSDSTWTVKAGRLIKLTGKNTTSSSFNFNYSPSLGGGALYGEWADIGKALFTLRFHRKHQSAPNQRNFITALGYMAYSANQLNLELARLTPEVLDSACKAITRDYSEGVTYNLHKAVAEIAGHFDANGLCRIIFKYKYAKMKRPKNAGDVGHKRLDGPKTLETKSDKLIEPAVFKVIGELYQNVPKDHKYRFYVLLLTLLACLGRRFSEISLLPQQKIKTDIDGRKYIEYFPRKISQGDVFTPKRKLYMPNEVLPIVRDVIGELDELCATARDSASRTQKLKGADLSFLLKFDENQFFHKKDLKMIGLNPQLLDSTGWFRKNGYAFANENKPDKTGKVSSRKVYFTTKEGLINYCEKDYFEGLIEAIHIDQNKNEYFLKDLLVVRYQGISSGMYSQWIATQCTHSMMTTFLRYFPELAKTYASSSIEVDFTSHHFRHTLNTLLDEGGLSDLLQTEWFGRSNPKDTKAYQHTSREKRALILREDIKNGRAGGKLVEQVKAVPVTVQDAVLKARVQAVHDVGSGICVHNFAQTPCERHLQCSAECDDYVWAKDDKGRLNEQKRQLALTTLARDTAEERSTKRKPKKSSDWIAHNEKKINTLTAQLKDNGVVDFDPRQYLEELAGD
- the ssb gene encoding single-stranded DNA-binding protein, yielding MAGVNKVIILGNLGKDPEVRFMPNGGGVANLTIATSETWKDKQTGEQKEKTEWHRVVMFGKLAEIAGEYLKKGSKVYIEGQLQTRKWQNQQGQDQYTTEIVVQGFNGTMQMLDSRGQGGGGQGGGFQGQQQGGFSGGQQAPQQQGGFQQQAPKQQGGFSQQAAPQQQGGFAQQAPQQQAPQQGGFSGGQQAPQQGGFQQQQGGFGQQNQQQAAKVNPQEPSIDFDDDIPF
- a CDS encoding site-specific integrase, whose amino-acid sequence is MKVEVIAHESGDLLPLLLGNDDMPIPAPNEFIISRRSLSPNTLVRNLRELLVLYLWLEKEKIDLDSRVRSERSFNEAEIKGGLVEFLKRDHETRRSVKKMVVTPYTFNQRLTTVRQYLAWCCDVVIGTLPNSSSEYEQIIDNKNRLLGLLETSFINAPPTNRSQKKGLNGKEIDFLLSLLNPENKKAYGRDPAVRYRNYILTMIMLYYGLRPGELLSLRVEDVEIGAISSIRVERRSPDPLDTRKPRPQIKRNGRVLPIIDPHFAKNLDTYITEWRDVLEDKSATESNYLILSDEGEPLSQSSVTQLYQLLRKKYAEDLPRHLTAKALRHSFSSHMERILRNSGIEEDKRKQALAYLRGDSSLSSQDVYIAQEVEEQANIALKKYQRDLIMEDVLW
- a CDS encoding site-specific integrase, with the protein product MVDDTSLNKLIDDHGWLDTPQSIITREGKEVDSSSERWHLPYSIWKSTSLDFNKIINLKIRWSVKSYVRDRLERSSVHAGYSVFQHVYTEFLRYAADFDIQHGKQFKEQLISLIESRISVTRKEHRLWALYRPIQWYIYCAENYPELGFCPAYAMELEGMSIPGNPKGEAVRMEDPDKGPLHHSLELPLLIAAMKNDTSKELKHLQEKVAVALSIAFGRNPANLTYLREEDFIDLTPEAEERCYILKIPRIKKKQLSPRDDFLDEYLAPLYANYIIELIDKNAAINTELQFNNRVIPNPKPLFINQNGNRAALLSSDFENAYNVTSADITGLLKSFVARHNLISPVTKSLLQVNTRRLRYTLATGLAAEGISKKELARILDHTDTQHVLVYFEMAGKVVEHLDKAAAKGLSRYLQFFKGKVIDSDDEAVNGERADKHISYIDEENPTDQENIGVCGESSICHLDPPYSCYLCPKFQPYRHAGHEHVLECLLQNREKRLEKYENARLGIQLDEVIAAVAQVTELCAEGNNNG
- a CDS encoding AHH domain-containing protein, translated to MIQREDEYITVQELEKDLISATGNPALAKRQALQYAIMYRGEIIDSVRYRKGFISKDDLILSRHIRWHHNKSHSQMLVKNMLAANRGPQADNTAAHHIVAWDCMKAARSRLRLAAFGIDIDHEANGVFLPRFIRHTPMLPIPDAKAHTQTHTNKYYLNVEYLLDETIAEGLGREGVIETLREIGEELEAGNFPLNELISQKTQK
- a CDS encoding imm11 family protein — protein: MAKFNKVYTVSVEPDEYLLLQETVFEQSVQLSEDDLLLFDGKEKGNDWRTLGVDWLMAPEDGALKKPDIAGLGSSVFCVSARTADLLSEGLKSACEFLPLNLNGEPWFALNILGAEEAIDEKLTQWNMRNGKVSRVRRFNRLVLDKQAIEHTGLFRVNRAGLFTFTTDAEGSLYDIVKQHHLTGLVFSEVDAV
- a CDS encoding efflux RND transporter permease subunit gives rise to the protein MNITKISFEYRKSIFMLLALMLVNGVFAYFTLPAQEDPTTVVREAIVSTAYPGMSPERVEQLITKTLEKEIRKVPEVKKITSTSETGTSIIHVQIYDRYFNLEDIWQDVRNRVSEAAANLPEGTMTSRVNDSFGDVSVITLALTADGFNLGEMRDMAKHIRDLLYTVPGTKKVEVLGVQDERIFLESSSAKLAQLGISPQSIVNALQNQNIISSGGQVDTGDTSFIVEPSGNFNSLEEIAETRISIPGSQDSIALKDIVTVRRGYIDPPDEPAYFNGQPAIMFGVAMLENYNVPDFNTLVKQQVADIQATLPVGYQIGLATDQSVQVKEKIDGVSGNVLQTLIIVLLVVILFLGMRTGLIVGSIVPFVMLGTLAIMKVSGIKLEQLSLSTLIIALGLLVDNGIVIAEDFKRRLEQGTDRYQAMCRGGKELAMPLLSSSVTTILFFLPLMLAEHVAGEFTRSVSLVILITLLTSWVLAICVTPILCYLFIRVKPKERGKVTEPEQAGSAAKYYGYYENFLHWILSHKALFIGIVIAIFVLAMGGFKFVAQQFFPNSDRSQVLMYVDLPNGTSARQTNRQMKEIFAWLDDKQRFPEIQSYAGYSGFDGPRFVASLSPEDPADNKGFVVLNMAEAVTLEQLDPFVDKLHREMVETFPNVSARVKRMFVGPSDSSVIKIQVKGPDKDVLYAKAEEIMAVLHQLPNTKNVRTDWQNRIVKVKVQIDQQRARRAGVTSDDIASALQGYFDGVTVTEYREQDNIIPVVLQGKDEERFNLDRLRTVTVFSSSLGQGVPLFQVADFVPENQYSRIKRENMFRTISVLATNTAISAQDMQLAIDDKIQLLKADLPLNHSIEYDGVIVESAEAQQAMGTSVPMVVGLVIILLVMQFNSYRRAAIIVLTIPLSMIGTVGGLIIMDAPFGFMVTLGIYSLAGIIINNAIVLIDRIDIERRSGISDYQAIINACKTRLRPIAMTTITTIMGLLPLIMDPASVFYGMASVLAFGLGIGTVLTLGVVPVLYAMFFKVTIKVEPDTRKFEVENYKEQQVA